One Scomber scombrus chromosome 1, fScoSco1.1, whole genome shotgun sequence DNA segment encodes these proteins:
- the apba2b gene encoding amyloid-beta A4 precursor protein-binding family A member 2 — MACKPPIMAHRKRPGTSGGNSMAAPVPASCPAPHPTESCDLKALPTRQRPVRYPKQSHDPKLLPRSCKAQYSSPKCQDVGRNHPEVDVAAEVEVKRYNNQADAQLEDQRPATPSTPEHDRDQDVHDQADFHGGADSLDDDSSSDYINNTSDDEEDYDDGLAEEDEGVTYYIRYCPEDDSYLEGMDCSSQGDCNHSHSHSHSQGDCTGIMQPGEAHTDECQEAVEGWAEEGEGEGEVREEEWVEDEEGEGAVREEWREEEEEEVREEWREGDEDGREEWREEDQVRQEQWAGGEKHRVEEWVEGEGEVRCEVVEQDPDEQIYNGRPEPILDHHHHHHPHHQPSLQDTLHTRQADREEEEEAESEEFCPNEEEDEEGDEEERHGRAFTGDYYAPEDNGNTVRVSPFRGRKVLVVEGETGEEAEEDIDLIVAEIKMSMSMGSLSSGTDQSPEELAQDPPGDYPHTKPDAAPYPPAHHRHDSRPKSLNLPSMHHNNPDLQRGVKALPRSPEDRQRWQQEQVSNGAEQPRKQQRSDLNVPLENNNVPEPTKKVASFPSFVDVPGPCEPEDLIDGIIFAANYLGSTQLLSERNPSKNIRMMQAQEAVSRVKSPDGDAQTLTEVDLFISTQRIKVLNADSQETMMDNALRTISYIADIGNIVVLMARRRMPRMASQDCIETTPGAPEAKKQYKMICHVFESEDAQLIAQSIGQAFSVAYQEFLRANGINPEDLSQKEYSDIINTQEMYNDDLIHFSNSENCKELQLEKSKGEILGVVIVESGWGSILPTVILANMMNGGPAARSGKLSIGDQIMSINNTSLVGLPLATCQGIIKGLKNQVQVKMNIVSCPPVTTVLIKRPDLKYQLGFSVQNGIICSLMRGGIAERGGVRVGHRIIEINGQSVVATAHEKIVQALSNSVGEIHMKTMPAAMFRLLTGQETPMYI, encoded by the exons ATGGCCTGTAAACCACCAATCATGGCTCATAGGAAGAGACCAGGGACCAGTGGAGGAAACAGTATGGCGGCTCCAGTCCCCGCCTCATGTCCCGCTCCTCATCCTACAGAGTCATGTGATCTAAAAGCCCTCCCCACTCGACAACGCCCAGTCCGCTACCCCAAACAGTCACATGATCCAAAGCTTCTTCCCCGTTCCTGTAAGGCACAATATTCTTCTCCCAAGTGTCAAGACGTGGGTCGCAACCATCCAGAAGTAGATGTAGCCGCAGAGGTTGAAGTGAAACGATACAACAACCAAGCAGATGCACAACTGGAGGACCAGCGGCCTGCAACACCCTCCACACCAGAACATGATCGTGACCAAGATGTCCATGACCAGGCAGACTTCCATGGTGGAGCTGACAGCCTGGATGACGACTCCAGCTCTGACTACATTAACAACACCTCAGACGATGAGGAAGACTATGATGACG GACtggcagaggaggatgagggtgTGACTTACTACATCCGGTACTGCCCAGAGGACGACAGCTACCTGGAAGGTATGGACTGCAGCAGCCAGGGAGACTGTAACCACAGCCACAGCCACAGCCACAGCCAAGGGGACTGCACTGGCATCATGCAGCCGGGTGAAGCTCACACTGATGAATGCCAGGAGGCCGTGGAAGGGTGGGccgaggagggagagggggagggggaggtgagagaggaagaatgggtggaggatgaggagggagaaGGTGCAGTGAGGGAAgagtggagagaagaggaggaggaggaggtgagagaagagtggagagagggagatgaggacgggagggaggagtggagagaggaggatCAAGTCAGGCAAGAGCAGTGGGCGGGGGGAGAGAAGCACAGGGTGGAGGAGTGGGTTGAGGGAGAAGGGGAGGTTCGCTGTGAGGTGGTGGAGCAAGATCCAGATGAACAGATATACAATGGACGACCAGAACCCATCCTggaccatcatcaccaccatcatcccCACCACCAACCGTCCCTGCAAGACACCCTGCACACCcgacaggcagacagagaggaagaggaggaggcagagagcgAGGAGTTCTGCCCtaatgaggaagaagatgaggaaggtgatgaggaggagagacatGGAAGGGCCTTCACTGGAGACTACTATGCCCCAGAGGACAATGGGAACACTGTGCGAGTCTCTCCGTTCCGTGGCCGCAAGGTCCTGGTAGTAGAAGGGGAAACgggggaggaggcggaggaggacaTTGACCTAATTGTTGCTGAGATCAAGATGAGTATGAGCATGGGGAGTCTAAGCAGCGGTACTGACCAAAGCCCAGAGGAACTGGCACAGGACCCTCCAGGCGACTACCCTCACACCAAACCTGACGCAGCCCCCTACCCCCCAGCTCACCACCGTCATGACAGTAGGCCCAAGTCCCTCAACCTGCCCTCCATGCACCATAACAACCCAGACCTTCAGAGGGGCGTCAAGGCACTTCCACGCTCCcctgaagacagacagagatggcAACAGGAGCAG GTGAGCAATGGTGCAGAGCAACCCAGAAAACAGCAGCGCTCTGACCTCAACGTCCCCCTGGAGAACAACAATGTACCTGAG CCAACAAAGAAGGTTGCGTCGTTCCCCAGCTTTGTCGATG TCCCAGGACCCTGTGAGCCAGAAGACCTGATTGATGGAATTATCTTTGCTGCTAACTACCTGGGCTCCACTCAGCTGCTGTCTGAGAGGAACCCCTCCAAAAACATACGCATGATGCAGGCCCAGGAGGCAGTCAGCAGGGTCAAG AGCCCAGACGGAGATGCTCAAACCCTCACCGAGGTCGATCTGTTTATCTCCACCCAGAGGATCAAAGTCCTCAATGCAGACTCACAG GAAACGATGATGGACAATGCGCTCCGTACCATATCCTACATTGCTGACATCGGGAATATCGTGGTTTTGATGGCAAGACGCCGAATGCCACGCATGGCCTCCCAGGACTGCATCGAAACCACACCCGGGGCACCCGAGGCAAAGAAGCAGTACAAGATGATATGCCATGTCTTTGAGTCTGAGGAC gCCCAGCTTATCGCTCAGTCCATTGGCCAGGCATTCAGTGTGGCTTACCAGGAGTTTCTGAGAGCCAATGGCATTAACCCCGAGGACCTGAGCCAAAAAGAGtacagtgacatcatcaacaCCCAGGAGATGTACAACGATGACCTCATTCACTTCTCCAACTCTGAAAACTGCAAAGAG CTGCAGCTGGAGAAGAGTAAAGGGGAGATCCTGGGTGTGGTGATTGTGGAGTCTGGCTGGGGCTCCATCCTGCCCACAGTTATCTTAGCCAACATGATGAATGGTGGGCCAGCGGCCCGCTCTGGCAAGCTCAGCATCGGGGACCAGATCATGTCCATCAACAACACCAGCCTAGTGGGGCTGCCGCTTGCCACCTGTCAGGGAATCATCAAG GGCTTAAAGAATCAGGTCCAGGTGAAAATGAACATAGTCAGCTGCCCTCCTGTTACCACAGTCCTCATCAAGAGACCTGATCTTAAATATCAGCTGGGCTTCAGTGTACAGAACGGCATT ATATGCAGTCTGATGCGGGGAGGCATTGCTGAGCGAGGAGGAGTTCGTGTGGGCCACAGGATCATAGAGATCAACGGGCAGAGTGTCGTAGCTACAGCGCATGAGAAGATTGTTCAGGCCCTGTCGAACTCTGTTGGCGAG